Proteins from one Candidatus Ancaeobacter aquaticus genomic window:
- a CDS encoding polyprenyl synthetase family protein, with protein sequence MIDMKKIYSLVQPELTLLEQKIEESLVSGIPYVDRCVNHATKGKGKRLRPLFVFLSGKLCGSIKQEHIDVATSLELLHTATLLHDDVVDQSRVRRNNPTHNARFGNESAVMFGDYMLSCALCTASSDALFSCRGIIADAVKKVCEGEMMQISNRYNADLTEREYCEIIDKKTASLFAAACHVGALLSGASETAQNSLREYGKNVGLAFQIMDDLLDVFGDQKSAGKPLDLDLKRGDITLPFIQLVCKTGDNEQVKELIFSHDDTGSSAKLKELLHENMCLDSSLAAAKRYAQCAKKAIENMSSETDISHLTCLADYVVDEKRISLLEAAVC encoded by the coding sequence ATGATTGATATGAAAAAGATATATTCATTAGTACAACCGGAATTAACGTTACTGGAACAAAAGATCGAAGAAAGCTTGGTTTCCGGGATTCCCTATGTTGATCGTTGTGTTAATCATGCGACCAAAGGCAAAGGAAAACGGCTTCGACCACTGTTTGTTTTTTTGTCAGGTAAGCTATGTGGCAGTATTAAGCAAGAGCATATAGATGTAGCTACGTCATTAGAATTGCTTCATACGGCAACTTTGCTTCACGACGATGTTGTTGATCAGTCGCGTGTCAGAAGAAATAATCCTACTCATAATGCCCGATTCGGAAATGAAAGTGCGGTAATGTTTGGGGACTATATGCTGTCATGCGCGCTATGTACAGCTTCTTCGGATGCACTCTTTTCATGCAGGGGAATAATCGCCGATGCAGTAAAAAAAGTGTGTGAAGGCGAAATGATGCAGATTTCAAATCGGTATAATGCTGATTTAACCGAACGTGAATACTGTGAAATTATTGATAAGAAAACCGCATCACTTTTTGCTGCAGCATGTCATGTTGGCGCGCTTCTTTCCGGCGCATCTGAAACAGCACAAAATAGTTTGCGAGAATATGGAAAAAATGTCGGTCTCGCATTTCAAATAATGGATGATCTTTTAGATGTTTTTGGTGATCAGAAGAGTGCTGGAAAACCACTGGATTTGGATTTAAAGCGAGGGGATATCACCTTGCCGTTTATTCAGCTTGTTTGTAAAACAGGAGATAATGAGCAAGTGAAAGAATTGATTTTTTCTCACGATGATACGGGCTCATCAGCAAAACTTAAGGAGTTATTACATGAGAACATGTGTTTAGATTCGTCACTTGCCGCTGCAAAGCGATATGCCCAGTGCGCTAAAAAAGCAATAGAGAACATGTCTTCAGAAACAGATATTTCACATCTTACGTGTCTTGCCGATTACGTAGTAGACGAAAAAAGAATATCACTCCTTGAGGCTGCAGTATGTTAA
- a CDS encoding HD domain-containing protein → MEYLYYLEILKIKYINITMDKIKTQNLRLWFEDYICSLDVRSNEMCMSIKLKKDHTDRVCEEIVNLGRDIGMNEQDLLIAEIIALFHDIGRFEQIVHYDTFNDLRSSNHAHEGIRVLNEKKILDEFDQVTKGIIMYTVLHHNLPFLHTDGSDRGMFFLKLLRDADKLDIFRIITDYYSNAGNDNCRNADRHMRKFSDENSISDIVYSSVLNQEPVDYKHVKTVNEFKILNLGWVYDMNFLPAFRKIKERKYIDIIRDATSESEKVMEIAFRATDYISERFAKNYVELVVP, encoded by the coding sequence ATGGAATATCTTTATTACCTTGAAATCTTAAAGATTAAGTATATAAATATAACTATGGATAAAATAAAAACACAGAATTTAAGATTATGGTTTGAAGATTATATTTGTTCTCTTGACGTACGGAGTAATGAAATGTGTATGAGCATTAAGCTTAAAAAAGATCATACCGATAGGGTTTGTGAGGAAATAGTAAATTTGGGAAGAGATATCGGTATGAACGAGCAGGATCTTTTAATAGCTGAGATTATTGCCCTTTTTCATGATATTGGCAGATTTGAGCAAATAGTTCATTATGATACGTTTAATGATTTACGGTCATCGAATCATGCTCATGAAGGGATTAGAGTATTAAATGAGAAGAAGATTTTAGATGAATTTGATCAAGTAACAAAAGGTATAATCATGTATACAGTTTTGCATCATAATTTGCCGTTTTTACATACAGATGGCAGTGACAGGGGAATGTTTTTCCTGAAGTTATTGCGTGATGCCGATAAATTAGATATCTTCAGGATAATAACAGATTATTATAGTAATGCGGGAAACGATAATTGCAGGAATGCTGACAGGCATATGCGTAAATTTTCAGATGAAAATTCGATTTCCGATATTGTTTACAGTTCGGTTCTGAACCAAGAACCTGTTGATTATAAACATGTAAAAACAGTTAATGAATTTAAGATTCTTAATTTGGGTTGGGTATATGATATGAACTTTTTGCCGGCATTCAGAAAAATTAAAGAAAGAAAATATATTGATATAATTAGAGACGCAACAAGTGAATCTGAAAAAGTAATGGAAATAGCATTTCGGGCAACCGATTATATAAGTGAGAGATTTGCTAAAAACTATGTTGAATTAGTAGTGCCTTGA
- a CDS encoding ferritin family protein yields MSKLFSIEGIIQLAIQVERNGKFFYDTLAREIDDASVKELFQQLAHAEENHVRTFEDIMEASGTEKEGILQTEDYYLGMNRLAGNYVFTEENKGAEMAAQIKDISQALELAIGFEDQSIEFYTTMKEGFPEDAQKAIEAIIEQEHMHKKLLTERKNSL; encoded by the coding sequence ATGAGTAAACTATTTTCAATTGAAGGTATTATTCAGCTTGCGATACAGGTCGAAAGAAACGGTAAATTCTTTTATGACACACTTGCACGTGAAATAGATGATGCTTCTGTTAAAGAATTGTTTCAGCAGTTAGCTCATGCAGAAGAGAACCACGTCAGAACATTTGAAGATATTATGGAAGCCAGCGGTACTGAAAAAGAAGGCATACTGCAAACAGAAGACTATTACCTTGGGATGAATCGTCTTGCAGGGAATTATGTTTTTACTGAAGAAAACAAAGGTGCGGAGATGGCGGCACAAATAAAAGATATTTCACAAGCACTTGAGTTAGCAATTGGATTTGAAGATCAATCGATCGAATTTTATACGACAATGAAAGAGGGTTTTCCTGAAGATGCTCAAAAGGCAATAGAAGCGATAATTGAACAAGAGCATATGCACAAAAAATTACTCACAGAAAGAAAGAATTCGCTTTAA
- a CDS encoding protease inhibitor I42 family protein has product MVRIYMIGFILLATMCTGCENGHLNLTEKDTGKTITLSVGQDFTVTLPGNPTTGYTWKLNAAKTNGVSQVKKLNYIGDSDSKLVGSGGSFTFTFKVTAKGKNRITLEYLRPWEKGVPAAKTFEINIDGV; this is encoded by the coding sequence ATGGTACGCATATATATGATAGGTTTTATTCTTCTTGCTACGATGTGCACCGGGTGCGAGAACGGCCATCTAAATCTTACCGAAAAAGATACCGGGAAAACAATAACACTTTCTGTTGGACAAGATTTTACCGTTACACTGCCCGGTAATCCGACAACCGGTTATACATGGAAACTAAATGCCGCAAAAACGAACGGCGTGTCACAAGTTAAAAAACTCAACTATATCGGGGATTCAGATTCAAAACTTGTTGGATCAGGAGGATCATTCACTTTCACATTCAAAGTTACAGCCAAAGGGAAAAACCGAATAACGCTTGAATACCTGCGACCATGGGAAAAGGGTGTTCCAGCTGCTAAGACATTTGAAATAAACATTGATGGAGTATAA
- a CDS encoding FprA family A-type flavoprotein, which yields MKMRTITDGTYYVGAVDWERRIFDSLIPLPDGTSYNAYLIKGSEKTVLIDTVDPAKKDILFEQLESIDHIDYIIHQHAEQDHSGSLPFLLEKYKDAKVVTNPRCKDLLIDHLHVPEDIFICVKDGDTLSLGNKTLTFIYTPWVHWPETMSTYLAEDKILFTCDFFGSHLATSDLFVPDEALVLEAAKRYYAEIMMPFRSVIQANLKKLSAYDISIIAPSHGPLYNRPSFIIDAYNDWVSSPPKNLVVIPYISMHESTRIMVKHLTTSLIERNVSVQEFDLTVTDIGKLAISLVDAGTLVIGTPTVHIGPHPLVVNAAFLTNVLRPKLQHLSVIGSFGWGGKTLEQLTAMTSGLKAELLTPVLCKGLPRKEDLEAIEALAETIQQKHTEKAFT from the coding sequence ATGAAAATGCGTACAATAACAGATGGCACATATTATGTTGGGGCAGTTGATTGGGAAAGGCGGATTTTTGATTCGCTTATTCCCCTACCTGATGGCACAAGTTACAATGCATACCTCATAAAAGGATCAGAAAAGACTGTTCTCATAGACACTGTTGACCCGGCAAAAAAAGATATTCTTTTTGAACAACTCGAATCAATAGATCATATAGATTATATTATTCATCAACATGCTGAGCAGGATCATTCCGGTTCACTGCCATTTCTTCTGGAAAAATACAAAGACGCAAAAGTGGTTACCAATCCGCGGTGTAAAGATCTGCTTATTGACCACCTGCATGTCCCGGAAGATATATTCATTTGCGTTAAAGATGGAGATACATTATCACTCGGAAACAAAACGCTTACCTTTATATATACGCCGTGGGTACACTGGCCGGAAACAATGTCTACATATCTTGCAGAAGACAAGATACTCTTTACCTGTGACTTTTTCGGCTCACATTTAGCGACAAGTGATTTATTTGTTCCCGATGAAGCGCTTGTTCTTGAAGCGGCAAAAAGATATTATGCTGAGATCATGATGCCGTTTAGAAGTGTCATACAAGCAAATCTCAAAAAACTCAGTGCATACGATATAAGCATCATTGCGCCAAGCCATGGCCCCTTATACAATAGGCCCTCATTTATCATTGATGCATACAATGACTGGGTATCATCACCGCCAAAAAATCTTGTCGTCATCCCATACATATCAATGCATGAGAGCACTAGAATCATGGTGAAACATCTTACAACCTCACTCATTGAACGGAATGTAAGCGTACAAGAATTTGATCTTACAGTAACAGACATTGGCAAACTCGCTATTTCACTGGTTGATGCAGGAACACTTGTTATCGGAACGCCCACGGTGCATATCGGGCCACATCCGCTTGTTGTAAACGCGGCTTTCCTCACAAATGTCTTGCGACCAAAATTGCAACACCTGTCCGTTATAGGGTCATTTGGATGGGGAGGAAAAACACTCGAACAACTTACCGCCATGACAAGCGGCTTAAAGGCAGAGCTGCTTACCCCGGTATTATGCAAGGGGCTTCCACGAAAAGAAGATTTAGAGGCAATTGAAGCACTTGCTGAAACCATACAACAAAAACATACTGAAAAAGCTTTTACATAA
- a CDS encoding aldo/keto reductase has translation MSQISRRDFVKKTSLGALGAGLLMSGVKHLMLPQKLFAKNKATEGRIEYRPFGKTGLNVTTISFGVMRTSEPNVIRKAVDMGINYYDTAHCYMGGNNEKILGKALKGVRDKVIIATKVHNDGNHSVESMTASIDASLKSLQTDYIDVMQLHNKTDAAGVLDSVAIEALEKCKKAGKIRFTGVTTHANETIVLDAAVKSAFYDMVLVSYNFMSPHNVAEAIARCHKAGLGVVAMKTQNGGYETKAIGNMTPHQASLRWVLDDKNVSNAIPSMISYEQLDEDFVVMGTMLGWSDRKILNKYAKSIEGTYCRRCGKCVASCKNNTDIPTLNRVLMYKEGYGDLRLARENYDLYNGAQHSAKCLTCSECVARCEYGIDIGKNMKKVQSLFA, from the coding sequence ATGTCTCAAATCTCTCGCAGAGATTTTGTTAAAAAGACATCATTAGGTGCTCTCGGTGCCGGGCTCCTCATGTCAGGAGTAAAACACTTGATGCTTCCACAGAAATTATTTGCCAAAAATAAAGCTACCGAGGGTAGGATCGAATATCGGCCCTTTGGAAAAACAGGTCTCAATGTAACGACAATTAGTTTTGGTGTAATGAGGACATCCGAGCCGAATGTTATTCGTAAAGCCGTTGATATGGGGATAAATTATTATGATACCGCACATTGTTATATGGGCGGCAATAATGAAAAAATATTGGGCAAAGCCTTAAAAGGTGTACGTGACAAAGTCATAATTGCGACAAAAGTGCATAATGACGGAAACCATAGCGTGGAGTCAATGACTGCATCGATTGATGCAAGTCTTAAAAGTCTCCAAACAGATTATATTGACGTTATGCAGTTACACAATAAAACGGATGCGGCAGGTGTTCTTGACTCTGTTGCAATAGAGGCTCTGGAAAAGTGTAAAAAAGCCGGAAAGATCAGGTTTACGGGTGTTACCACACATGCAAATGAAACGATCGTATTGGATGCCGCTGTGAAGAGTGCTTTTTATGATATGGTTTTGGTCTCATATAATTTCATGAGTCCGCATAATGTTGCGGAAGCAATAGCTCGTTGTCATAAGGCAGGACTGGGTGTTGTTGCGATGAAAACACAAAACGGCGGGTACGAGACTAAAGCTATTGGTAACATGACACCGCATCAGGCGTCGCTTCGTTGGGTGCTTGATGATAAGAACGTATCAAATGCGATTCCAAGTATGATCAGCTACGAACAGTTAGACGAAGATTTTGTGGTAATGGGAACCATGCTTGGGTGGTCAGACCGGAAAATACTCAATAAATATGCAAAATCTATTGAAGGGACATATTGCCGACGGTGCGGAAAATGTGTCGCAAGCTGTAAAAATAATACTGATATACCGACTTTAAACAGAGTGCTTATGTATAAAGAAGGATACGGTGATCTGCGGCTTGCACGAGAAAACTATGATCTTTATAATGGTGCGCAGCATAGCGCGAAATGTCTTACATGTAGCGAATGTGTTGCACGGTGCGAGTATGGCATTGATATCGGTAAAAACATGAAAAAGGTGCAATCACTTTTTGCTTAG
- a CDS encoding secondary thiamine-phosphate synthase enzyme YjbQ translates to MLKKIAVKTSRGTCFIDITQKVSDIVSEAKIKSGMCQIYVPHTTAGLTINENADPSVVSDMIGALERIVPKKGPYRHLEGNSHAHIKSSMLGHSQTVIVQDRSLLLGTWQGIYFCEFDGPRSREVWISLIEG, encoded by the coding sequence ATGTTAAAGAAAATAGCAGTGAAAACATCCCGTGGAACATGTTTTATTGATATAACACAAAAGGTGAGTGACATTGTCTCGGAGGCAAAAATAAAAAGTGGTATGTGTCAGATATATGTTCCTCATACAACCGCTGGTCTTACCATAAATGAAAACGCTGATCCAAGTGTTGTTTCAGATATGATTGGTGCCCTTGAAAGAATTGTGCCGAAAAAGGGCCCGTACCGTCATCTCGAGGGTAATTCACACGCACATATCAAATCAAGCATGCTTGGGCATTCGCAGACAGTGATCGTGCAGGATAGAAGCCTGCTTTTAGGTACCTGGCAGGGAATCTATTTTTGTGAGTTTGATGGTCCTCGTTCACGTGAAGTATGGATATCCCTTATAGAGGGATAA